DNA sequence from the Candidatus Cloacimonadota bacterium genome:
AGGAGAAAAAGTTTTCGATCCGGAGCAACTACTGGTCGTTCTGGATCACAATGCTCCACCCACAAATGCTAAACTGGCAAACCAGTATCAAAAAATTCGCGATTTTGTGAAAGTTCAGGGAATTAAAAAATTCCATGATGTTGGTGACGGAATTTGTCATCAAGTGATGAGTTATCACGCCAAACCGGGAATGATAATTGTCGGCTCCGACAGTC
Encoded proteins:
- a CDS encoding aconitate hydratase, whose product is MGKTFVEKILGADKGAIVFRKPDIVLTHDNTASIKNTFHKMGGEKVFDPEQLLVVLDHNAPPTNAKLANQYQKIRDFVKVQGIKKFHDVGDGICHQVMSYHAKPGMIIVGSDS